A stretch of DNA from Globicephala melas chromosome 4, mGloMel1.2, whole genome shotgun sequence:
tttttttccggtatgtgggcctctcactgttgtggcctctcccgttgcggagcacaggctccggacgcgcaggctcagcggccacggctcacgggcccagctgctccgcagcacgtgggatcttcccggaccagggcacaaacccgtgtcccctgcattggcaggcggactcgcaaccactgcgccaccagggaagccctcttggtgACTTTTAAAAGGGAAGCAGAACATCTTGAACTAAGTTATCAATTTGTACTTGGGCTTTTAGTACCCACTggaggaaaataacattttacatgggttattttaattttttttgttttttaaaattatatattaatataaatcaattctaaaattaatttgaCGGGAAAGGCTGGTTAATAGGCAAGacacttaaacattttaaagtttttttattgttttgaaacatacataaaatttaccatttcaaccttttttttttttttttgcggtacgcgggcctctcaccgttgcaccgttgcggcctctcccgttgcggagcacaggcccgggacgcgcaggcccagtggccacggcccaagagcccagccgctccgcggtatgcgggaccctcccggaccaggacacgaacccgcgtcccctgcatcggcaggcgaactcccaaccactgcgccaccatggaagccccattttaaccgtttttaagtgtgtagtcagtggcattaagtacatcccacattgttgtgcaaccatcaccatctaTCTTCCGAACTTTTTCACGTTTCCAAAGTGAAACTGTGCACTCATTAAATAACAACTCTCCAAAGTCCCCTGTAGCCCCTGGcttgtttatttaaaaagccaGCTCTTGGGTTTATCAACTCTaacaattttctatattttaattcatGGTTTTCATCATGCATTagaattttcttctgcttttcctaggttcattttcttttctctttttttttttttagataaatcCTTTTTATACTACTTCTGTTTGTTAATGAAAGTATATGGCTTCAGCTCTGCCATgtagaacttttttttaaccCTGTAGATTTTGCTAaagagtatttttattatttcatatggATAAATTACATcttggctgggtatagaattcttagGTCATATCCTTTTCCTTCCAGATCCTTGTGGATATTGATTGCTACATGTCTTTTAGCATTCCTAGTTGCTCTGGAGATGTTCtggttatctactgctgtgtaacaaacgtCTGATGGTTTGGATGGCTGCATGTCCAAGATGGCTttttcactcacatgtctggcaccTCATTGCTTCTCGTTTTGGCCTCTCTCATCAGCGGAGTAGCCTAGACTTTTCACATAGCGAAGAGGCAGCAATCTGCTAGGCTAGCTAAGGGCTATACCCAGAACTGTCATAGTGTCACTTGTATCAGATTGTTCAGAGCAGTCACATGTCCTgtccagatcttttttttttttttaactatttattaatttatttggctgcatggggtcttagttgcggcacgcgggatcttcgtcgcggcatgcgggcttctctctagttgtggtgcaggctccacagcacatgggcttacttgccccacagcatgtgggatcttagttccctgaccagggatcaaatccacttcctgtgcattggaaggcagattcttaaccactggaccaccagggaagccccaagcccagATCTTTTTGAGGGGAGAATAGATTTCATCTCTTGATAGGAGAATACCAGCAAAGTCACATCACAGAACAACATGTGGGAGTTAATTGttgtggccatctttggaaaTTATAGTCTCCCAGAGAATTCTGACACTATtatgtattgttttcctttttggggTATCTTACTTTTCTTCCTGGATGCATGTGggattgtctttatttctttatttaaaattttaatattttaaattgtatgttAATAGTTGAAAGTAAAACAGAACTTAGGCTTATAATGAAAAACAGCAGCCTCCTGCCCTCACTCTCCCCACTCTTGATTCCTGATTCCAGAAGCagtcacttcatttcttttaaatatttcttttggtATTGCTTCTTTATTCataaataatttgcttttaatgtgatttcttgatttttcacttttcGGCATGTATTGACTTCTTATAAGAGAAGATTAAGATAAAACAAAGTTCTTAAACTTTGTTTCCTTCCCTTATTCCCTCCTCCCAACAtaattttgtcagtttcttagtttgggctgttataacaaaaataccatagactaggtggcttaaacaacagtcATTTATGTTTTtgcagttttggaggctgggaagtccaggatcaggaTGCTGGCAAAGTTGGGTTCTGGAGAAAGCTCTCTTCCTGCTTTGCAGGTGGCCATTTtcctgctgtgtcttcacatggccaagagcagagaaagagaggcagCAAGCCCTGTACCTCTTCTTCCTATAAGGgcctaatctcattcatgagggctctactcggatgacctaattacctcccaaaggctctacctcattaataccatcacattaagGGTTACGATTTCAACTTACGAGTTTGGGGAGACACATTGAATCCTTAACAGTCATGCTTTTTGGtaaaatcaatatttaatatttaaaatattataacaaatagGACAATTGAGCTATATAATGTGTTGTAGTATTTCCTCTTTTCATGATTCCATCACTTTTCCCTAAATTTAGTTTTCTCATTACCTCTCAATATGTTCAGACACGTGGAATGTTGTCAgttccatttatttacttaaaagcaTTCCTTCTGGATTTGTCTTCTTCCTCCAGACTACTATTTCTCTAGGCTTGCTGCACAGTTATCCAGGACTTCCTTTCATAGTTATCCTGGTGagaattattgtttttcttttcttcctgcagCAGCTTCTTTAGAAAGGGTGGGTGATGGGTGGTTCAGTTTTGAGACCTCTTGTGTTAAACTATCTTTAGACTATCtacaaaatttatttactttgtctGAGTATAGAATTTTAGGTTGGAAGCCATGTTTTCCCGAGAATATTGAAGAATTGCTTCATTGTCTTCTAGTTTCCAGTGTTGTTACATACACACAGCATAGCTAAATCCAAGATGTTCATACCAGAAAATATTCATAGGAAAATTTTTTTGCTCCTTTATTCCCCCTCAGGAGTCTAGGCTGGTTATGGAAAATTTCTGATGCATAAAATTTCATACTAGTTTCTGTAAAAACTAGCCCCTAAGCATGATAGCCACCTTTATCTTCTGTTTCTCAGGCAGCAACCAGAGTTAGAAAGTTCCTGGCCTTACGTAGTTATTTTCAACCAGGCTTATTTCTGTTAGCCAGTTCTGACTTACAAATTTGTTGCCTAAAATCAGTTTTTCAAAAATCAGCTAGAAGAGGGTAGTCTTAGATTTGATTTCTGTATCTTCAAGTTATCTACACGTTTCTgattaaattttgttaaaaattttatgtgCTATGGAAGTAACTTTTGAGACCAGGATATTTGCTTCCACTTTATGTAAGTTTAAGAGATGATATTTTCTTTACAATATTGTTACTGAATATCTTCATTCTAAAGAAAGTTGAGCTTTTGGGTCCTTAAATGAGTTCCCAGGGAAAATGATTTCTAACTTTTTGACAAATATAGGACTTTGGAGGGAAAGGTTGGGTTCTGTTTTAGAGTTGATTTTTGGTACTTACATTAAATAACTCTGATATTAAATCTAAATTGAATATATGTCCAATGCTCACATTTTATTCCTTTGCAAAGTGCTATTCTGTTTATTCCTTCATTATGAATTCTGACATCACTGAAATAAACTGAGAAACGTTTTTCTTGGGTGGTTTTTCTATTTCAGAGCTCTCTGTAGGTAAAGGGTAGTCATAAAGGCTTCCCAACATGTAGGCACTTAAATTTATCTGCAGTGAATGTCATCTTCTGTTGTccagttatttttgtttcctggAATGCCTCAGAGTTCAGGCTTATTAGTCTCTCACATCTTGGCTCATTACGGTTCTTAATATTGTCAGTCTGAATggagtattttctattttctgatgGACTCTTGATAAAAGCTTTTCTTAAGCAGAGATTttgctatttaaagaaaaaaaaaaaccccaaaactaagGTCTGGCATTTTATTAACATTGGTCTCTTAAGGGGCAGTGTTTATTCAACCAACATTGagtgaatgcctactgtgtgtcaaCTTCTGTGCTTAGATACAATTCCTGCCCTTATTGCAGGCTTATATTCTAATGTATTGAAAAATGTtacaaaattctttatttttttgactgcgctacgcagcttgtgggatattagttccctgaccaggcatcgaacccaggccccggtagtgaaagtgctgagtcctaaccactggacctgcaGGAATTCCgacaaaattcttttaaataaactcCATGTAAGTGCTCGCTATAAAGTAGAAGTGCAGTGTTCAGTGAGATTAGGGGACCTAatctgggggaggaggtgggactcAGCTTGAGACTTGAAGAATGAATGAGTTGGGTTTTGCAGTTGGTGAAGATGAGGTGCATAAGAGCTGtaaaaaaaagtctgaagaggtttttgtttcttaaaagtaCAATTAGTTATTTGTAGATACTTCTAACAGTTTTTATAGAGGAGGATTTGGTAAGCTTTAGATTTTGCATGAATGGCACGTGGAAGGCTTGTTGGAAATATCGGTAATAGCTTGCCAAGACGTCAAGTTACTTGTGTCAGAGAGGGTCTCTGAACTGTTGCTGGATTTCTTTCATGAAGGAAAGATGACTAATGATGTTCTTTACCACTAATGCTCTAGTGGTCCGTAATTCATAATTACCACAATCAACACTTCatctttcaaacttttttatcGCAAGGACTAATTCAGAAATATTACTCCCTTCcaaatcttaaaattaatattacttGATACTATTACACTGTGCTGATTCAGGGCTTTAAGCATACACGCTAATACTCCAAAATTCAAGAAGCTTGAAATTTATAGAACAGTTAGAAATTTAATAACTTACTTTAGAAACTATGGTTGAGCCAACTGAGAGTGTGAATTGAAGAATGTAATTTTGTTaagaattaactttttatttcatagaaATATTTAGCCTTACCTATTCATGATTTGTGTATAGTTTTGATTTTAGCATCTTAGAATGTAAAAAGTTGCACAGACTAGTTATAATCATTAAATAGACTTCAACAGAACATCCCAAAGTAAATAAGCTCTTAAAGGTGATCAATTATTCAGTGTTAGGAATTGCATTATATagaaagctaattttaaaaatcttactctTTTAAATGACAAGTACAGTATATTAACAATTTGGAGGTTAACACCTAAAACTTTACATAATATGTGCATGTGTCTTTGttatatgtagaattaaaatacttttttctcttgACAGGAAATGCACAATTTTGAGGATGAGTTAACATGTCCTATTTGTTACAGTATTTTTGAAGATCCTCGTGTACTACCATGCTCTCATACATTTTGTAGAAATTGCTTGGAAAATGTTCTACAGGCATCTGGTAACTTTTATATATGGAGACCTTTACGCATTCCACTCAAGTGCCCTAACTGCAGAAGTATTATTGAAATTGCTCCAACTGGTATTGAGTCTTTACCTGTTAATTTTGCGTTAAGGGCTATTATTGAAAAGTACCAGCAAGAAGACCATCCAGATATTGTCACCTGCCCTGAACATTACAGGCAGCCGTTAAATGTTTACTGTCTCCTGGATAAAAAATTAGTTTGTGGTCATTGCCTTACCATAGGTCAACATCATGGTCATCCTATAGATGACCTTCAAAGTGCCTATATGAAAGAAAAGGACACGCCTGAAAAACTACTTCAACAGTTAACTGACACACACTGGGCAGATCTTACCCGTCTTATTGAAAAGATGGAAGAACAAAAATCTCTTTCAGAGAAAATGGTCCAAGGTGATAAGGAAGTTGTTCTCCAGTATTTTAAGGAGCTTAGTGATacattagaacaaaaaaaaaattttttcctaactGCTCTTTGTGATGTTGGCAATCTGATTAATCTAGAATATACTCCACAaattgaaagaatgaaagaaataagagagcAGCAGCGTGAATTAGTGACACTGACAACATCTTTACAAGAAGAGCCTCCACTTAAATTTCTTGAAAAAGTTGATGATGTCCGCCAACGTGTGCAGGTCTTGAAACAAAGACCACTCCCTGAGGTCCAGCCTGTTGAAATTTATCCTCAAGTAAGCCAAGTactgaaagaagaatggagcAGAACAGAAATTGGACAGATTAAGAAACTTCTCAttcctgaaatgaaaatttcttcaAAAAGGATGCCATGTTCTTGGCCTgataaggaggaaaaagaagttgaatttttaaagattctaaacATTGTTATAGTTACACTAATTTCAGTGATGCTGACGCTGATCCTCTTTTTTAACCAACACATAATGacctttttaaatgaaatcaccTCAATATGTTTTTCTGAAGCCTCTCTATCTGTTTACCAAAGTTTATGTAAGAATGTGCATGATTTAAAGAATCTACTGTGTCACACTTTATATTTACTGAAGGAATTCATGTGGAAAATAATTTGTTGAAAATTCAAATCTGAATTAAGTAGGCTTattctgtacagcagagactaattAATGACCATTGCTAAATGGAGCAATAGGGGTagcatggataaataaaatagcaaGCTAAAGTTTATTAGAGTTGCAACAAATATAATCCCTTTCATGCTTCTGTTGAATAGAAAGTGTGTCATCAAAAGTTAGAAATGAGACAATGTCTCTCGTTTTCTGAAAACCAGAACAAAATCTAGTAATTACTTGATTTTGAGTATTATCCCATTTCTATTGGTTT
This window harbors:
- the TRIM59 gene encoding tripartite motif-containing protein 59 gives rise to the protein MHNFEDELTCPICYSIFEDPRVLPCSHTFCRNCLENVLQASGNFYIWRPLRIPLKCPNCRSIIEIAPTGIESLPVNFALRAIIEKYQQEDHPDIVTCPEHYRQPLNVYCLLDKKLVCGHCLTIGQHHGHPIDDLQSAYMKEKDTPEKLLQQLTDTHWADLTRLIEKMEEQKSLSEKMVQGDKEVVLQYFKELSDTLEQKKNFFLTALCDVGNLINLEYTPQIERMKEIREQQRELVTLTTSLQEEPPLKFLEKVDDVRQRVQVLKQRPLPEVQPVEIYPQVSQVLKEEWSRTEIGQIKKLLIPEMKISSKRMPCSWPDKEEKEVEFLKILNIVIVTLISVMLTLILFFNQHIMTFLNEITSICFSEASLSVYQSLCKNVHDLKNLLCHTLYLLKEFMWKIIC